A region of the Gemmatimonadota bacterium genome:
GCGGCCTTTGGTTTCGGAGCGGGGACGCGGAGCACCTGGCTGAACAGATGGAGGCGCTATGGCGCTCGGAGACACGCAAGGCGCACGCGGGGGCGGGGCGAGCCGCGATCCGCGACCGCTTCAACTGGGAGACGGACGGTGCGCGGCTGGTTGCGGCACTCGAGGGGCTCGCCCGGGGACCCCGGGCAGACTCACGGGCCCCGTCCAGTGCCTGACCGCCCCCGGCCCGCGGAGCTACCGCTGGACTACGCCAGAGACGCGAAGTTCGAAGCCTTCGTCCGAAACGCCCGCCGGAATGTTCAGGCGCGGCGTGCGAAATGGGTCCCACCCGGATTCTGGGACCCAGCCACCCGCGATCTCGAGGGCGCCCCAGTACCCGATGCCGGCCGCGATCCGGCCAACCGCGGGGGAGTTGAACCCGTAAGGGCAGGCGAGCCACCGGCTGGGGCGCTCGACCGAACGCTCCAGCCAGTCCCAGCTCGAGCGGAGATCGTCGCGGAGGCGGTCCTCCTCGAGTGCGGCCAGGTTTCGATGGCTCCAGCTGTGGCTCCCGAAGCGAATCGCCCCCTCTCGGTCGCGGAGGTACGGGGAAAGAAGCTCCATCCGTGCCGGGCGGCGCCACTCGGAGGAGGACTTCCGGCGCCTCGGATCGCCGGCGAGGAATCGCGAGACGTCGCCATCGTCCCCCGCGAGC
Encoded here:
- a CDS encoding polysaccharide deacetylase family protein gives rise to the protein MKSFVKHAVERILVGAGYARAVRPRRAGRLLILAYHNVVPDEDAAAAPDSLHLPLSRFRKELDLLERASHIVALESPDSAGSVEPRGKPRVALTFDDAYREAVELALPELLRRELPATVFLCPGLLDAERFWWDVFDARGAEGKVFQELAGDDGDVSRFLAGDPRRRKSSSEWRRPARMELLSPYLRDREGAIRFGSHSWSHRNLAALEEDRLRDDLRSSWDWLERSVERPSRWLACPYGFNSPAVGRIAAGIGYWGALEIAGGWVPESGWDPFRTPRLNIPAGVSDEGFELRVSGVVQR